Proteins from a single region of Macaca fascicularis isolate 582-1 chromosome 17, T2T-MFA8v1.1:
- the MZT1 gene encoding mitotic-spindle organizing protein 1 → MASSSGAGGAAAAAGANLNAVRETMDVLLEISRILNTGLDMETLSICVRLCEQGINPEALSSVIKELRKATEALKAAENMTS, encoded by the exons ATGGCGAGTAGCAGCGGCGCtgggggggcggcggcggccgcgggggcGAATCTGAATGCGGTGCGGGAGACCATGGACG ttctgCTTGAGATTTCAAGAATTTTGAATACTGGCTTAGATATGGAAACTCTGTCTATTTGTGTACGGCTTTGTGAACAAGGAATTAACCCAGAAGCTTTATCGTCGGTTATTAAGGAGCTTCGCAAGGCTACTGAAGCACTAAAG GCTGCTGAAAATATGACAAGCTGA